GGCCGGCGGCGGGCCATCTCCGCGTACTCCTCGGCCCCGACGATCCCACCGTGTTCGCCCTGCCCGAGGACGACGAGGGTGGGGCAGGTGAGGGAGGACCACTCGTCCCAGAAGGCGCGGGTGGCGTTCTCGTCGAGGGACCGGACCATGACCTCGGGGTCGAAGCGCGGCCACAGCCCGTCGGCCCGCTCTTCGAGCCCGCTCGCCCAGCCCTCGCCCACGGCGTCCGTGCCACCGCCGAGGTACGCGACGGCCACCGCCCGCGAGGGGAACGGCACCGGCCAGGCCCGCAGCCAGCCGCCGATCTGTTCCTGGACGCCGGGGTTCGCCCCGCCGGGTCCGGCCTCGACGAGGACGAGGGCGCGCGTCAGGCCGGGGTGGGCGGCGGCGGTGAGGAGGGCGGTGCTCCCGCCCAGTGACTGTCCGATCAACACGGGCCGCTCCAGGCCGAGTTGTTCGATGACGGCGACGGTGTCGGCGACGTACGCGGCGCGCGAGACGTCCCCGTCGGCGGGGTTCCGCTCGCTGTCGCCGTGCCCGCGCTGGTCGAGGGCGACGACGCGATGGCCGGAGTCCCTGAGGAGCCGGGCCGTGTCGTCCCACTCACCGGCGTGCCCGGCGAGCCCGTGGAGGAGGAGTACGTCGCCCCCGGAGCCGCCCCGGTCACCCCGGCCGCCCCGATCACCTCGGTCGCCCCGGCCACCCCGGCCGCCCCAGTCGCGGCAGGAGAGCCGCACGCCGTCACGGACCACGAACCGCTGTGACCAGGAGGGACTGGAGGAAGATGTCATCCCTCCATGATCCCCTACGGGTTGAGGAGCTGATCGGCGACTGCGGTGCGGGCGTAGAGGACGGAGCGCCCGCTGCGGTGGGCGGTGACGAGTCCGGCGTTGCGCAGCGCGATCAGGTGCTGGGAGACACCGGCGGCCGACAGGCCGCAGTGGGCGGCGAGCCGAGTGGTCGACGCGGGGGTGTCGAGCGCGGTGAGGAGCAGGGTGCGGGAGCGCCCGAGGACGGCGGCGACGGCCTCGGTGGAGCCGGCGGTACGAGGCTCCCAGACGGCCCCGAAACCCCGCGCCGGGTAGGCGAGTTGAGGCGGGTCCGGAGGGACGGAACGAGTGAGGACGCGGGGCCAGGCGAACACGGACGGGACGAGCAGCAGCCCGGACCCGGCCTGGTCGCGACTGAGCGCGCAGTGCCGCCGTACGAGCCGCAGGGTGCCGTCGTCCCACCGCACGGTGTCGTGGAGCTCGCTGAGCACCCGAGCCGAACCGTGCTCGGCGACCTGCCGGGCCCGATGGAAGACATCGGCCTCCAGGACATGCTGGATGCGGGCCCAGTAGGGGGCGAGGGCGAGCTCCCAGTAGGCCTCGATCTCGTCGACGACCTTGGGGAGAACGGCGGCAGGATCGTCGTGCAGCAGCCGGAGCCGACGGAGGTGCTCACGGTGCCGGAGGCGGGGGCGGCCGTCGGGGTCCTCACCTCCCGCCAGGGCGCGGAGATC
This sequence is a window from Streptomyces sp. NBC_00691. Protein-coding genes within it:
- a CDS encoding alpha/beta fold hydrolase, with the translated sequence MTSSSSPSWSQRFVVRDGVRLSCRDWGGRGGRGDRGDRGGRGDRGGSGGDVLLLHGLAGHAGEWDDTARLLRDSGHRVVALDQRGHGDSERNPADGDVSRAAYVADTVAVIEQLGLERPVLIGQSLGGSTALLTAAAHPGLTRALVLVEAGPGGANPGVQEQIGGWLRAWPVPFPSRAVAVAYLGGGTDAVGEGWASGLEERADGLWPRFDPEVMVRSLDENATRAFWDEWSSLTCPTLVVLGQGEHGGIVGAEEYAEMARRRPALHGTSLPGIGHDVHLERPGVLHRLIVDFLAAPGSCLGAHSNS
- a CDS encoding ArsR/SmtB family transcription factor, translated to MESGLSFSAADLAQTRFAVSPMWEVVTGYRVLVGGPDSGPHRRWVAQVRPRIVRAGLDRGWLAALVPDHGYLADFLNPTPAGPFPTLAAELDAVLRTPADRVRDDLRALAGGEDPDGRPRLRHREHLRRLRLLHDDPAAVLPKVVDEIEAYWELALAPYWARIQHVLEADVFHRARQVAEHGSARVLSELHDTVRWDDGTLRLVRRHCALSRDQAGSGLLLVPSVFAWPRVLTRSVPPDPPQLAYPARGFGAVWEPRTAGSTEAVAAVLGRSRTLLLTALDTPASTTRLAAHCGLSAAGVSQHLIALRNAGLVTAHRSGRSVLYARTAVADQLLNP